From a single Entelurus aequoreus isolate RoL-2023_Sb linkage group LG12, RoL_Eaeq_v1.1, whole genome shotgun sequence genomic region:
- the LOC133662796 gene encoding transmembrane protein 184C-like: MPCSCAEWRRWIRPLVLVLYAALLAAVVPLCVWELQKDKVGTHSKAWFIAGVFVFLTIPVSLWDILQHLVHYTQPELQRPIIRILWMVPIYSLDSWLALRYPGLAIYVDTCRECYEAYVIYNFLVFLLNFLSNQYPSLVLMLEVQQQQPHLPPLCCCPPWLMGEVLLFRCKLGVLQYTVVRPVTTVIALVCQLCGVYDEANFSFRNAWSYLVIINNMSQLLAMYCLVLLYRALKDELAPIRPVGKFLCVKLVVFVSFWQAMLIALLVKVGVISEKHTWDWASVEAVATGLQDFIICIEMFLAAIAHHYTFTYKPYVQEAEEGTCFDSFLAMWDFSDIRADVTEQVRHVGRTFLGRPNKMYFGAVARPEHNEHTGLLTGGSQDPVAVAAASMPSSPSSTGRYQGLGHTPTPHSISAPAGFTSASWEDDSEKLSIVGLRACPAAHRGRGPFLCTDCKY; this comes from the exons ATGCCGTGCTCGTGCGCCGAGTGGAGGCGATGGATCCGCCCGCTGGTCCTGGTCCTGTACGCGGCCCTGCTGGCGGCCGTGGTGCCGCTGTGCGTGTGGGAGCTGCAGAAAGACAAG GTGGGGACTCACAGCAAAGCTTGGTTCATCGCCGGCGTCTTCGTCTTCCTCACCATCCCCGTCTCTCTGTGGGACATCCTGCAGCACTTGGTGCACTACACCCAGCCCGAGCTGCAGAGGCCCATCATCAG GATACTGTGGATGGTGCCGATATACAGTCTGGACAGT TGGCTGGCTCTGAGGTATCCCGGCCTGGCCATCTACGTGGACACCTGCAGGGAATGCTACGAGGCCTATGTCATATACAACTTCCTGGTCTTCCTGCTCAACTTCCTTAGCAACCAGTACCCCAGCTTGGTGCTGATGCTGGAGGTCCAGCAGCAGCAGCCCCACCTGCCGCCCCTCTGCTGCTGCCCGCCATGGCTGATGGGGGA AGTGCTGCTGTTCAGGTGCAAGCTGGGGGTCCTGCAGTACACCGTGGTCAGGCCCGTAACCACGGTGATAGCACT GGTCTGTCAGCTGTGCGGCGTTTATGACGAAGCTAACTTCAGTTTTCGCAACGCCTGGTCCTACCTGGTCATCATCAACAACATGTCACAGctg ttgGCCATGTACTGCCTGGTGCTTCTCTACCGGGCGCTCAAAGACGAGCTGGCTCCCATCAGGCCTGTGGGCAAGTTCCTGTGCGTCAAGCTGGTGGTGTTCGTCTCCTTCTG GCAGGCAATGCTGATTGCCTTGCTGGTGAAAGTGGGCGTCATCTCGGAAAAACACACCTGGGACTGGGCCAGTGTGGAGGCGGTGGCCACGGGTTTACAG GACTTCATCATCTGCATAGAAATGTTCCTGGCAGCCATTGCTCACCACTACACCTTCACCTATAAGCCCTACgtgcag GAGGCGGAGGAAGGAACGTGCTTCGACAGCTTTCTGGCCATGTGGGACTTCTCGGACATCAGAGCTGACGTCACGGAGCAGGTCCGGCATGTTG GTCGCACCTTCCTGGGTCGTCCCAACAAGATGTACTTCGGTGCAGTGGCCCGCCCTGAGCACAACGAGCACACTGGCCTCCTGACGGGCGGCTCCCAAGACCCTGTCGCCGTGGCAGCCGCGTCCATGCCCTCCTCGCCGTCCTCTACTGGGCGTTACCAAGGCCTCGGACACACCCCCACTCCGCACTCCATCTCGGCTCCGGCAGGATTCACTTCAGCATCTTGGGAGGACGACAGTGAAAAACTCTCCATCGTAGGGTTGCGGGCATGTCCTGCTGCACACAGGGGGCGGGGCCCTTTTTTGTGTACCGactgtaaatattaa